The following coding sequences are from one Halobacteriovorax sp. JY17 window:
- a CDS encoding metallophosphoesterase, giving the protein MRFLRKNKIDKCILVISDIHLGAGVMVNGKRNYLEDFHFDKELVDFLDYYSSHDYLSREVELIINGDLFDLLAVPFVNYFDDEFWSEKAALSKLEMIIKAHSEVLEALDRFVSHKNKKLVYIIGNHDAEFVFESLRDRFYDLFEEKNRERVNIQLNNNGEYIPTPGVVLKHGHEYELAHHFHPVKSIVESEDGEKYFLPPWGSYYVTRVINKFKEERDHVNAVRPIRKFIINGLIYDTFFTLRFLFATSYYFIMVRSIYLFKQERSLKKMYKHCMNELELFKDYETMTMDFFRERPEVQCLIVGHTHDPSFRSFSDGGIFINTGTWTRMYNLDFGKNPSGEQLSFAQVDILDAKKEEYEINLNIWKGRTNLPFEEFS; this is encoded by the coding sequence ATGAGATTCCTTCGAAAGAATAAAATTGATAAATGCATTCTCGTTATTTCTGATATTCACTTAGGTGCAGGAGTAATGGTAAATGGAAAGAGAAATTATCTTGAAGACTTTCACTTTGATAAAGAGCTGGTAGATTTTCTTGATTACTATTCCTCACATGATTATCTTTCTAGGGAGGTTGAGTTAATTATTAATGGAGATCTCTTTGATCTTCTTGCTGTGCCATTTGTTAATTACTTCGATGATGAGTTCTGGAGTGAGAAGGCAGCTCTAAGTAAACTCGAAATGATCATTAAGGCGCACTCTGAAGTTCTAGAGGCCCTTGACCGCTTTGTTTCACATAAGAATAAAAAGCTAGTTTATATTATTGGTAATCATGATGCTGAGTTTGTCTTTGAATCTTTAAGAGATCGCTTCTATGACTTATTTGAAGAGAAGAATAGGGAACGTGTGAATATTCAGCTTAATAATAATGGGGAATATATACCAACTCCTGGTGTTGTTCTAAAGCATGGACACGAGTATGAGCTCGCTCATCACTTTCACCCTGTTAAGTCTATTGTAGAGTCTGAAGACGGAGAGAAATATTTTCTTCCTCCTTGGGGATCTTACTATGTAACAAGAGTTATCAATAAGTTTAAAGAGGAAAGAGATCATGTTAATGCCGTTCGTCCAATTAGGAAATTTATAATTAACGGACTTATTTATGACACTTTCTTCACACTAAGGTTTCTCTTTGCAACTAGTTACTACTTTATAATGGTTCGCTCTATTTATCTCTTTAAGCAAGAGAGAAGTTTAAAGAAGATGTACAAACATTGTATGAACGAGCTAGAGCTCTTTAAAGACTACGAGACAATGACAATGGATTTCTTTAGAGAGAGACCAGAAGTTCAGTGCCTAATTGTAGGACATACTCATGACCCTAGTTTTAGATCTTTTTCTGATGGGGGAATATTCATTAATACAGGTACGTGGACAAGAATGTATAATCTTGATTTTGGAAAAAATCCTTCTGGTGAACAATTGTCTTTTGCTCAGGTGGACATTCTTGATGCTAAGAAAGAAGAGTATGAAATAAATTTAAATATATGGAAGGGGAGAACGAATCTCCCCTTTGAAGAATTCTCTTAA